A window of Nocardia arthritidis genomic DNA:
CCCGCTCGCGCTCGGCGAATAGGAAACGCAGCTCCTCCTCCAACTCCTTGCGCACCACATCGCGCAATTCCGTTGCGGCCTTGTGCATATCGTCGGCGTCGCGCCACGGCGCCGGATCGATCGGCGCGCCGAAGGAGAAATAGAAGCGTTCCGGGCGCGGGATGAGGGTCGGGCCGAGCCCGCGGATGAGCGGCGGGGTGAGTTCACGCCGCAGCCCCATCGCCTCGACGGTCCAGCGCAGCGGCCGCAGCACCGGGTGATCGCCGTCGACCACGATGTCGTACGCGTCGTCGACGCCGATCATGGCGACCGGCACGATCGGCGCACCCGCCTCGATCGCCATGTGCGCGAAGCCCGTTCGCCCCTCCCACTTGAGCGCGTACTTCTCGTTCTTGCGCCGCACCGCCTCCCGGCCGCCGCCGGGGAAGACCAGCACCGCCTCGCCCTGCCGCAG
This region includes:
- a CDS encoding lysophospholipid acyltransferase family protein; translation: MSHDHSVADPRPGHAEPSLSDGAPLSVSLTDGDIRFIETLLAPLRAWTSPRFYGIENIPVEGPALLVGNHNLMGGIDAPLLWPEVLRRRGRLIRGLAENVLIATPGVRHLLHRFGSVRGNRRNCMALLRQGEAVLVFPGGGREAVRRKNEKYALKWEGRTGFAHMAIEAGAPIVPVAMIGVDDAYDIVVDGDHPVLRPLRWTVEAMGLRRELTPPLIRGLGPTLIPRPERFYFSFGAPIDPAPWRDADDMHKAATELRDVVRKELEEELRFLFAERERDAGRTLAGRLRELLPR